In Bombus huntii isolate Logan2020A chromosome 9, iyBomHunt1.1, whole genome shotgun sequence, a single window of DNA contains:
- the LOC126869134 gene encoding F-box/LRR-repeat protein fbxl-1 isoform X2, with protein MDLGGVDVWGQIAVETSQMFVSEGGVVKSRFAGTTIEKLPDKVLLNVFSYLSHREICRVARVCKRWRQIAYDTRLWKHVSLRPEISGLHVNSLDNLLHLISTRFGASLRYIELPIELITHTVLHELANKCPNLTHMLLDFSTAMQLHDFSEMQAFPTKLKYMCICLSEVIFMEGFMRKIYNFINGLEILHLIGTYEKVEEEEEEIYEVINVHKLKSATPNLRVINLYGINFVDDSHIDAFSSNCIQLECLAVNFCAKVTGSTMKTLFQRSRRLKCLLMQGTNLQSEYVMQVEWEKSSIQELDVTGTDLSTECLIDMLTRIPGLRFLSAGQLNGFNDSVLKAWAELGNPRNLIALDLDSSDNLTDDGLHKFLSRYGHQLWGLALFGMPHITDQLWQSVLPILTNAKILVMGTQERLGVNIHVDQLMDGIANNCPNLERLELRWDPENLRFSDKSQKAIDILRVKCIKLRCLSLSDGRYYEIVKANFERADRLTVVRTTTCCRVSNYYLLANYKDLIFN; from the exons ATGGATCTCGGGGGTGTCGATGTCTGGGGTCAGATCGCCGTGGAAACGTCTCAGATGTTCGTTTCCGAGGGCGGTGTGGTTAAAAGTCGTTTCGCTGGGACA aCGATAGAAAAACTGCCAGACAAGGTGTTGCTAAACGTCTTCAGTTATCTGTCTCATCGCGAAATATGCAGGGTAGCACGTGTGTGCAAAAGATGGCGGCAAATCGCGTACGACACGCGATTATGGAAACACGTATCTCTGCGACCGGAAATCAGTGGACTGCACGTGAATTCTTTGGACAATCTGCTGCACTTGATCAG CACGCGTTTTGGAGCTTCGCTGAGGTACATCGAATTGCCGATCGAATTGATCACCCACACGGTTCTTCACGAATTGGCAAATAAATGTCCAAATTTGACTCACATGCTTCTCGACTTCTCCACTGCCATGCAGCTGCACGATTTTTCGGAGATGCAAGCCTTCCCGACTAAACTCAAGTACATGTGCATCTGCCTGTCAGAGGTAATCTTCATGGAGGGCTTTATGagaaaaatttacaattttatcaacGGCTTGGAGATCCTTCACCTTATAG GAACGTACGAGAAGgtggaagaggaggaggaggaaatCTACGAAGTGATAAATGTGCACAAATTGAAATCAGCGACCCCCAATTTGcgagtaattaatttatatgggATCAATTTTGTAGACGATTCGCACATCGACgcattttcttccaattgcaTCCAGCTCGAATGTTTGGCCGTGAATTTCTGTGCCAAAGTCACTGGCTCGACCATGAAGACTCTGTTTCAAAGGAGCAGGAGATTAAAGTGTCTCCTCATGCAGGGAACGA ATCTCCAGAGCGAATACGTGATGCAGGTAGAATGGGAAAAGTCGAGCATCCAGGAGTTGGACGTTACCGGGACGGACCTGTCAACGGAATGTCTGATCGACATGTTGACCAGAATTCCAGGTCTTCGTTTCCTGAGCGCTGGTCAGCTGAACGGCTTCAACGATAGCGTGTTAAAAGCCTGGGCTGAACTCGGCAATCCTCGGAACCTGATCGCTCTAGATCTGGATAGTTCCGATAACCTGACCGACGATGGTCTGCATAAATTCTTGTCGAGATACGGTCATCAACTCTGGGGGCTCGCCTTATTCGGCATGCCTCACATCACCGATCAACTATGGCAGAGTGTATTACCCATACTGACCAATGccaa AATTCTTGTAATGGGAACACAGGAGAGGTTAGGCGTGAATATTCACGTGGATCAGTTGATGGACGGAATTGCTAACAATTGTCCAAATTTAGAGCGGTTGGAACTCCGCTGGGATCCCGAGAATCTCCGATTTTCCGACAAAAGTCAGAAGGCTATAGATATACTACGTGTAAAATGCATTAAATTACGGTGCTTAAGCTTGAG CGATGGAAGATACTATGAAATAGTAAAGGCCAATTTTGAACGCGCCGACAGACTGACGGTCGTTCGTACGACAACGTGCTGCCGCGTGTCTAATTACTACCTCTTAGCAAATTATAAGGatttgatttttaattaa
- the LOC126869134 gene encoding F-box/LRR-repeat protein fbxl-1 isoform X3 — MSTWHQLDVEFATNAISREDVGRSVYRKRIASSVTIEKLPDKVLLNVFSYLSHREICRVARVCKRWRQIAYDTRLWKHVSLRPEISGLHVNSLDNLLHLISTRFGASLRYIELPIELITHTVLHELANKCPNLTHMLLDFSTAMQLHDFSEMQAFPTKLKYMCICLSEVIFMEGFMRKIYNFINGLEILHLIGTYEKVEEEEEEIYEVINVHKLKSATPNLRVINLYGINFVDDSHIDAFSSNCIQLECLAVNFCAKVTGSTMKTLFQRSRRLKCLLMQGTNLQSEYVMQVEWEKSSIQELDVTGTDLSTECLIDMLTRIPGLRFLSAGQLNGFNDSVLKAWAELGNPRNLIALDLDSSDNLTDDGLHKFLSRYGHQLWGLALFGMPHITDQLWQSVLPILTNAKILVMGTQERLGVNIHVDQLMDGIANNCPNLERLELRWDPENLRFSDKSQKAIDILRVKCIKLRCLSLSDGRYYEIVKANFERADRLTVVRTTTCCRVSNYYLLANYKDLIFN, encoded by the exons aCGATAGAAAAACTGCCAGACAAGGTGTTGCTAAACGTCTTCAGTTATCTGTCTCATCGCGAAATATGCAGGGTAGCACGTGTGTGCAAAAGATGGCGGCAAATCGCGTACGACACGCGATTATGGAAACACGTATCTCTGCGACCGGAAATCAGTGGACTGCACGTGAATTCTTTGGACAATCTGCTGCACTTGATCAG CACGCGTTTTGGAGCTTCGCTGAGGTACATCGAATTGCCGATCGAATTGATCACCCACACGGTTCTTCACGAATTGGCAAATAAATGTCCAAATTTGACTCACATGCTTCTCGACTTCTCCACTGCCATGCAGCTGCACGATTTTTCGGAGATGCAAGCCTTCCCGACTAAACTCAAGTACATGTGCATCTGCCTGTCAGAGGTAATCTTCATGGAGGGCTTTATGagaaaaatttacaattttatcaacGGCTTGGAGATCCTTCACCTTATAG GAACGTACGAGAAGgtggaagaggaggaggaggaaatCTACGAAGTGATAAATGTGCACAAATTGAAATCAGCGACCCCCAATTTGcgagtaattaatttatatgggATCAATTTTGTAGACGATTCGCACATCGACgcattttcttccaattgcaTCCAGCTCGAATGTTTGGCCGTGAATTTCTGTGCCAAAGTCACTGGCTCGACCATGAAGACTCTGTTTCAAAGGAGCAGGAGATTAAAGTGTCTCCTCATGCAGGGAACGA ATCTCCAGAGCGAATACGTGATGCAGGTAGAATGGGAAAAGTCGAGCATCCAGGAGTTGGACGTTACCGGGACGGACCTGTCAACGGAATGTCTGATCGACATGTTGACCAGAATTCCAGGTCTTCGTTTCCTGAGCGCTGGTCAGCTGAACGGCTTCAACGATAGCGTGTTAAAAGCCTGGGCTGAACTCGGCAATCCTCGGAACCTGATCGCTCTAGATCTGGATAGTTCCGATAACCTGACCGACGATGGTCTGCATAAATTCTTGTCGAGATACGGTCATCAACTCTGGGGGCTCGCCTTATTCGGCATGCCTCACATCACCGATCAACTATGGCAGAGTGTATTACCCATACTGACCAATGccaa AATTCTTGTAATGGGAACACAGGAGAGGTTAGGCGTGAATATTCACGTGGATCAGTTGATGGACGGAATTGCTAACAATTGTCCAAATTTAGAGCGGTTGGAACTCCGCTGGGATCCCGAGAATCTCCGATTTTCCGACAAAAGTCAGAAGGCTATAGATATACTACGTGTAAAATGCATTAAATTACGGTGCTTAAGCTTGAG CGATGGAAGATACTATGAAATAGTAAAGGCCAATTTTGAACGCGCCGACAGACTGACGGTCGTTCGTACGACAACGTGCTGCCGCGTGTCTAATTACTACCTCTTAGCAAATTATAAGGatttgatttttaattaa
- the LOC126869134 gene encoding F-box/LRR-repeat protein fbxl-1 isoform X1, with amino-acid sequence MDARRMSNWNVLSVEAALQQLNNFDDDKKEVIKRSNTTIEKLPDKVLLNVFSYLSHREICRVARVCKRWRQIAYDTRLWKHVSLRPEISGLHVNSLDNLLHLISTRFGASLRYIELPIELITHTVLHELANKCPNLTHMLLDFSTAMQLHDFSEMQAFPTKLKYMCICLSEVIFMEGFMRKIYNFINGLEILHLIGTYEKVEEEEEEIYEVINVHKLKSATPNLRVINLYGINFVDDSHIDAFSSNCIQLECLAVNFCAKVTGSTMKTLFQRSRRLKCLLMQGTNLQSEYVMQVEWEKSSIQELDVTGTDLSTECLIDMLTRIPGLRFLSAGQLNGFNDSVLKAWAELGNPRNLIALDLDSSDNLTDDGLHKFLSRYGHQLWGLALFGMPHITDQLWQSVLPILTNAKILVMGTQERLGVNIHVDQLMDGIANNCPNLERLELRWDPENLRFSDKSQKAIDILRVKCIKLRCLSLSDGRYYEIVKANFERADRLTVVRTTTCCRVSNYYLLANYKDLIFN; translated from the exons aCGATAGAAAAACTGCCAGACAAGGTGTTGCTAAACGTCTTCAGTTATCTGTCTCATCGCGAAATATGCAGGGTAGCACGTGTGTGCAAAAGATGGCGGCAAATCGCGTACGACACGCGATTATGGAAACACGTATCTCTGCGACCGGAAATCAGTGGACTGCACGTGAATTCTTTGGACAATCTGCTGCACTTGATCAG CACGCGTTTTGGAGCTTCGCTGAGGTACATCGAATTGCCGATCGAATTGATCACCCACACGGTTCTTCACGAATTGGCAAATAAATGTCCAAATTTGACTCACATGCTTCTCGACTTCTCCACTGCCATGCAGCTGCACGATTTTTCGGAGATGCAAGCCTTCCCGACTAAACTCAAGTACATGTGCATCTGCCTGTCAGAGGTAATCTTCATGGAGGGCTTTATGagaaaaatttacaattttatcaacGGCTTGGAGATCCTTCACCTTATAG GAACGTACGAGAAGgtggaagaggaggaggaggaaatCTACGAAGTGATAAATGTGCACAAATTGAAATCAGCGACCCCCAATTTGcgagtaattaatttatatgggATCAATTTTGTAGACGATTCGCACATCGACgcattttcttccaattgcaTCCAGCTCGAATGTTTGGCCGTGAATTTCTGTGCCAAAGTCACTGGCTCGACCATGAAGACTCTGTTTCAAAGGAGCAGGAGATTAAAGTGTCTCCTCATGCAGGGAACGA ATCTCCAGAGCGAATACGTGATGCAGGTAGAATGGGAAAAGTCGAGCATCCAGGAGTTGGACGTTACCGGGACGGACCTGTCAACGGAATGTCTGATCGACATGTTGACCAGAATTCCAGGTCTTCGTTTCCTGAGCGCTGGTCAGCTGAACGGCTTCAACGATAGCGTGTTAAAAGCCTGGGCTGAACTCGGCAATCCTCGGAACCTGATCGCTCTAGATCTGGATAGTTCCGATAACCTGACCGACGATGGTCTGCATAAATTCTTGTCGAGATACGGTCATCAACTCTGGGGGCTCGCCTTATTCGGCATGCCTCACATCACCGATCAACTATGGCAGAGTGTATTACCCATACTGACCAATGccaa AATTCTTGTAATGGGAACACAGGAGAGGTTAGGCGTGAATATTCACGTGGATCAGTTGATGGACGGAATTGCTAACAATTGTCCAAATTTAGAGCGGTTGGAACTCCGCTGGGATCCCGAGAATCTCCGATTTTCCGACAAAAGTCAGAAGGCTATAGATATACTACGTGTAAAATGCATTAAATTACGGTGCTTAAGCTTGAG CGATGGAAGATACTATGAAATAGTAAAGGCCAATTTTGAACGCGCCGACAGACTGACGGTCGTTCGTACGACAACGTGCTGCCGCGTGTCTAATTACTACCTCTTAGCAAATTATAAGGatttgatttttaattaa
- the LOC126869148 gene encoding ras-related protein Rab-28-like, translated as MSDVEEDLLVKKLKIVLVGDSGSGKTSIAQKFCNNEFTRQYTPTSGIDFFLKNVNVGFYKNVNLHLWDVGGLALHGNMLDKYVFGAHIILLVYDVTNSFSFEVLEEWIDKIRKLSDNYEERPLMAVVGNKCDMEHQRTVKKDRTHKFAADNGFPSHDVSARTGEAVSLCIVTLAAQILGVRLTKTDQDYHKPIIIAEIGDTVDMSTIHKVVKRIPTKKHTQIPFHPHLPGSKSSVCLLQ; from the exons ATGTCTGACGTCGAGGAGGACCTACTGGTAAAGAAGCTGAAGATCGTGCTGGTCGGTGATTCTGGATCCGGCAAA ACGAGCATCGCTCAGAAATTTTGCAATAACGAGTTCACGAGACAGTACACGCCAACATCTGGAATCGACTTCTTCCTGAAGAACGTCAACGTTGGTTTTTATAAAAACGTTAATCTACATTTATGGGATGTCGGCGGTCTTGCGTTACACGGAAACATGCTGGACAAATACGTCTTCGGTGCTCAT aTAATCCTTTTAGTCTACGACGTCACCAATAGCTTCAGTTTCGAAGTTCTAGAAGAATGGATAGataaaatcagaaaattgAGCGATAACTACGAGGAAAGACCGCTGATGGCCGTAGTTGGTAACAAATGCGACATGGAACATCAGAGGACGGTGAAAAAGGATCGAACACACAAATTCGCCGCAGACAATGGATTTCCGTCTCACGATGTTTCCGCTAGAACCGGTGAAGCg gtttctttgtgtatAGTGACCTTAGCCGCGCAAATTTTGGGTGTTCGATTGACGAAAACAGATCAGGACTATCACAAGCCCATAATAATTGCAGAAATAGGCGACACAGTGGACATGAGCACCATCCACAAGGTCGTGAAAAGGATCCCCACGAAAAAGCACACTCAAATACCATTTCATCCCCATTTACCTGGTTCAAAGTCGTCAGTTTGCCTGCTACAGTGA
- the LOC126869132 gene encoding hexosaminidase D-like, with the protein MTRLGGRASLMITVMISFTLLIVIYHILDNEVKDITTNKLNPQFKIEEVYPLSDLTENPLSIARKKQIEAQIMGKLKSGGGKLFNDINYERLHAETVPLFKGHKIVHLDLKGAPPKASYYKYLLNLLKNLGATGILIEYEDMFPFEGTIQNISAGNCYTRKDIAKIQKIASKNKLIVIPLIQTFGHMEFVLKLDQYKDYREVSRYPQVLCPTYNKTLPLIYEMIDQIVEAHPDIKHLHIGADEVYQIGECSRCLDTMVKRQWGKKQLFLDHVSKVAKYIKNKYPDLVVLMWDDEFREISSDEIIDRGLHLMVEPVVWKYTTDPGASLTDQLWKNYASVWKDIWLATAFKGATAPDRYYTDIGYHMENHQRWLEIINKYSTEIKFKGAILTGWQRYDHFSVLCELLPSAIPSLAVNLAILQAPDLCRFPIEVPASVLQALECEAIISLSIPEPQYGWTRCSYHGVSIYAAILRLYSLTQAVSKMEEDNTFKGWLKPYNLKYSFSNPSHVERAVAELDKYKTEIKYIEKEIRTAMENIYDNYTIQEWIETYIAPLNEKFTQLWEAKEKILEKNVWPRRPLTKLIL; encoded by the coding sequence ATGACACGACTAGGAGGCAGAGCCTCTTTAATGATCACCGTAATGATCAGTTTTACTCtgttaattgttatttatcaTATTCTCGATAATGAGGTCAAGGACATCACGACCAATAAATTAAATCCACAGTTTAAGATCGAAGAGGTTTATCCATTGAGCGACCTGACCGAGAATCCTCTTAGCATCGCCAGAAAAAAACAAATAGAGGCTCAAATAATGGGAAAATTGAAAAGCGGAGGAGGAAAGCTATTCAACGATATTAACTATGAAAGATTGCACGCAGAAACAGTTCCCTTGTTTAAGGGACATAAAATCGTGCATTTAGATTTAAAAGGAGCTCCTCCAAAGGCAAGTTATTACAAGTACCTGCTAAATTTGCTCAAAAATTTAGGTGCCACTGGTATACTTATAGAATACGAAGATATGTTTCCTTTTGAAGGAACGATACAAAATATCAGCGCAGGAAATTGCTATACTAGAAAGGACATTGCAAAAATTCAAAAGATAGCCAGTAAGAATAAGCTTATAGTCATACCATTGATTCAAACTTTCGGTCATATGGAATTTGTTCTCAAGTTAGATCAATATAAAGACTATAGAGAAGTTTCGAGGTACCCGCAAGTCTTATGCCCTACTTACAACAAAACTCTACCATTGATATACGAAATGATAGACCAAATAGTAGAAGCACATCCTGATATAAAGCATTTGCACATTGGAGCTGATGAAGTTTATCAGATAGGAGAATGTTCCAGATGCTTAGATACAATGGTTAAAAGACAGTGGGGCaagaaacaattatttttGGATCACGTTTCAAAAGtggcaaaatatataaaaaacaaGTATCCAGATCTTGTTGTtcttatgtgggatgacgaaTTTAGAGAAATATCATCCGATGAAATAATAGACAGAGGCTTGCATTTAATGGTAGAACCTGTTGTTTGGAAATACACCACCGATCCTGGAGCATCGTTGACAGATCAATTGTGGAAAAACTACGCATCGGTTTGGAAAGATATCTGGCTCGCTACAGCTTTCAAAGGTGCTACTGCTCCAGATAGATATTATACCGATATTGGTTATCATATGGAAAATCATCAGCGTTGGTTGGAGATTATCAATAAATATTCtactgaaattaaatttaaggGTGCGATCTTAACAGGGTGGCAAAGATACGATCACTTTAGCGTACTGTGCGAACTTCTGCCATCTGCTATACCCTCGCTTGCTGTAAATTTAGCCATCCTGCAAGCTCCAGACTTATGTAGATTTCCGATAGAAGTACCTGCTTCAGTATTACAAGCGTTAGAGTGCGAGGCCATCATTTCTCTAAGTATTCCAGAACCTCAATATGGTTGGACCAGATGTAGTTATCACGGTGTGTCTATTTATGCCGCTATATTACGGCTGTATTCTTTGACTCAAGCAGTTAGTAAAATGGAAGAGGATAACACATTTAAGGGATGGTTGAAGCCGTACAATTTAAAATACTCTTTTTCAAATCCTAGTCACGTAGAAAGAGCGGTTGCAGAACTGGATAAATACAAGACGGAgataaagtatattgaaaaagaaataagaacaGCTATGGAAAACATATATGACAATTATACTATACAAGAATGGATAGAAACGTATATCGCTCCTTTGAACGAGAAATTCACTCAACTATGGGAGGCTAAAGAAAAGATTTTAGAAAAGAACGTATGGCCAAGAAGACCACTAACAAAACTTATCTTATAG